Genomic DNA from Paenibacillus borealis:
TTTCGAATCGAATAGCAAAACCAGTATCCTGTATTATCCGGTTGATGTCATCGCGGCTATCATTGGTTTCTCCGCTTATTGGTTCAAGCGGTATTTCCGCAATGCCGAGGAGAACCGGATACTTAACCAGCAGCTGAAGGAAAGTGATCATCTGAAGGATCAGTTTCTGGCGAATACCTCACATGAACTCAGAACACCGCTGCATGGCATCATCAGCATCGCCCAAACGGTAGCGGCGAAGGAGCAGTCCGCCCTGGGCAATCAGAGCTACCAGGACCTGGAGCTGCTCATCACCATCAGCCGCCGCATGTCCCATATGCTGAATGACCTGCTCGATGTGACCCGTCTGCAGGAGAAGCGGATTATATTGCAGCGTGAACCGCTGGCCATCGGACCGCTGGTAACCGGAATTCTGAATATGTTTGAATTCATGACAGACAGTAAAGAGCTGCAGCTGCGGAATGAGCTCCCCGCTTCCCTGCCGCTCGTCTCAGGTGATGAGAAACGGATTGTGCAGATTCTCTATAACCTGCTGCGCAATGCCATCAAATACACGCAGGCCGGAACGATCACCGTATCCGCCAGGATTGCCGGCAAGACCGCAAGGATCAGCGTGTCCGACACTGGCATAGGCATCGACAAGGAGACACAGGCGCGGATCTTCTCCCCTTATGAGCAAGGCAGTAAAGGCATTAATGACGGAGGCGGAATTGGACTCGGCTTAAGCATCAGCAAGCAGCTGGCAGAGCTTCACGGCGGAGACCTTACCGTGGATTCTGAACCCGGAAAGGGGTCTGTGTTCACCTTCACCCTTCCTCTGGCGTCTGCTTCTGAGGTCCGGCAGGTGCCGGAAAAGACTGCTGCTGCCATGATGATGGACGGCCCGGATATGGAAGCACTGCTGCCTGAACAGGATGGACTGTTCTTCCGGCAGCCTGATACTGGCGGCACATCTGCAATACAAGAGATCACTTCTCTCCCGCCGGTGCAGGATGCCTCCCTGACCGCTAAGACTCATATTCTCGCTGTGGATGATGATCCGGTCAATCTCAGGGTGCTGGCCAGCATACTCTCGGAAGATCATCATCAGCTGGTCACCGTCACCAGCGCCCGGGAAGCCCTCGATCTGCTCGGCACCGAACCCTGGGATCTGCTGATCGCCGATGTCATGATGCCGTACATGTCCGGCTACGAACTAACCCGGATCGCCCGTCAGCGCTTCTCTATCTCGGAGCTGCCGATCCTGCTGCTCACTGCCCGCAATCAGCCGGTGGATATCTATACGGGGTTCTTATCGGGAGCCAATGATTATGTCGCTAAGCCGGTGGATGCGCTGGAGCTGAAATACCGGGTCCGTTCACTGACCGGACTGAAGCAGTCTATTAATCAGAGCCTGCGGCTGGAAGCTGCTTACCTGCAGGCGCAAATCCAGCCGCACTTCCTGTTCAACACGCTGAACGCACTGCTGGCCTTAAGTGAATTCGACCTCCCGAAGATGCGTGATCTTGGAGAGGCGTTCTCCTCCTATCTGCGAATCAGCTTCGATTATATGAACTCGCAGCAGCTGGTCGGACTGTCCCATGAGCTGGAGCTGATTAAGTCCTATCTGTTTATTGAGAAAGCCAGGTTTGACGAACGCCTGCAGATCGAATGGGATGTGGAACAAGGCGTTGATCTGCTTCTGCCTCCG
This window encodes:
- a CDS encoding hybrid sensor histidine kinase/response regulator, which encodes MLLLYLTLLISIRYLWFGAYAAPEHPEAKQGVLDMRGWDFENSRSVRLDGEWEFYPGQFLTQESFAGLPPDAQHVVRVPGDWSSGFPEEGHSSFGYGTYRLRILVDPSQQQPYGFWIQRIQASSVIEINGQTEGSFGQLAENRQDYKPKAVSYTAAYNAAGQQQITLLVRAANYDHPLEGGIVRSIRFGSQAAVDTERMYSIGFQMVTFVIMLLHAMYAGILFFFNRRQKAFLVFCLLLLAVGASIVTDNDTLLLLWLPINYTWALKLKMLAYPAISLFMLLLTRSFSTQERPGRLFKGYLLVLFLYTIYVLVLPAHYVVYARPFFSVLYLLPVAAVVYSIGRMVIRQEQDSVFLLFAAAAIGSSVLGGAFESNSKTSILYYPVDVIAAIIGFSAYWFKRYFRNAEENRILNQQLKESDHLKDQFLANTSHELRTPLHGIISIAQTVAAKEQSALGNQSYQDLELLITISRRMSHMLNDLLDVTRLQEKRIILQREPLAIGPLVTGILNMFEFMTDSKELQLRNELPASLPLVSGDEKRIVQILYNLLRNAIKYTQAGTITVSARIAGKTARISVSDTGIGIDKETQARIFSPYEQGSKGINDGGGIGLGLSISKQLAELHGGDLTVDSEPGKGSVFTFTLPLASASEVRQVPEKTAAAMMMDGPDMEALLPEQDGLFFRQPDTGGTSAIQEITSLPPVQDASLTAKTHILAVDDDPVNLRVLASILSEDHHQLVTVTSAREALDLLGTEPWDLLIADVMMPYMSGYELTRIARQRFSISELPILLLTARNQPVDIYTGFLSGANDYVAKPVDALELKYRVRSLTGLKQSINQSLRLEAAYLQAQIQPHFLFNTLNALLALSEFDLPKMRDLGEAFSSYLRISFDYMNSQQLVGLSHELELIKSYLFIEKARFDERLQIEWDVEQGVDLLLPPLTLQPLVENAVRHGLLSRKAGGKLSIRIHRRKGCTSFEVEDNGKGMPDEQVSHLLDDSGLGLPSRGIGLLNTNRRLTQLYGQGLVIHSQVGSGTTVSFVIPEREQPEDV